From a single Bacteroidales bacterium genomic region:
- the nuoE gene encoding NADH-quinone oxidoreductase subunit NuoE has product MRIQRIKPAETEIIEKCSVDLELMNSLVEKYKNKKGNLIPLLQGAQSLYGYIPKEAFIKLSEETGLKLNDMYGVATFYAQFRLNPVGKNIIKVCHGTACHVQNANTITEALAESLKIKDGETTEDGLFTLESVACLGCCSLAPVMMIGEETYGKLTGKQAIKIIKEIKIKESN; this is encoded by the coding sequence ATGCGAATACAAAGAATTAAACCGGCAGAAACTGAAATTATTGAAAAATGTTCAGTTGACCTTGAACTTATGAACAGCCTTGTTGAAAAGTATAAAAACAAAAAAGGGAATCTAATTCCATTATTACAAGGAGCACAAAGTTTATATGGCTATATACCAAAAGAAGCATTTATTAAATTATCGGAAGAAACAGGGTTGAAGCTAAACGATATGTATGGTGTAGCTACTTTTTATGCCCAATTCAGATTAAATCCGGTTGGGAAAAATATTATTAAAGTATGTCACGGTACAGCATGCCACGTTCAAAATGCAAATACAATAACTGAAGCATTAGCAGAATCATTAAAAATTAAAGATGGAGAAACCACAGAAGATGGTTTATTTACTCTTGAATCAGTTGCCTGCCTTGGATGTTGTTCCTTAGCACCTGTAATGATGATAGGAGAAGAAACATACGGTAAGCTTACCGGCAAACAGGCAATAAAAATTATTAAAGAAATCAAAATAAAAGAAAGTAATTAA